One stretch of Punica granatum isolate Tunisia-2019 chromosome 5, ASM765513v2, whole genome shotgun sequence DNA includes these proteins:
- the LOC116208802 gene encoding probable serine/threonine-protein kinase PBL19: MKCFCYFKDRSRSRQRRSAPELKTSGTSDTSGAADRLIKSSCSATSPRGIPELYEEKAHNLRVFRFSELRQATNDFSRLLKIGEGGFGSVYKGRIKPEDGRGEPVLVAIKKLNQDGVQGHKQWVAEVQFLGVVDHPNLVKLIGYCADDGERGIQRLLAYEFMPNKSLEDHLFNKTYRPLSWEVRLQILLGAAQGLAYLHEGLEVQVIHRDFKSSNVLLDEEFKAKLSDFGLAREGPTADRTHVSTAVVGTHGYAAPDYIETGHLTTRSDVWSFGVVIYEVLTGRRSVERNRPRSEQKLLDWVKHYPADSKKFIMIMDPRLENQYSAGAASKIAKLADSCLQKNAKERPKMSQVVQSLMEVAQTSSGDRSPIEKSFDSPENCPTAPENEASQGGASESWKRRMAHLAKLGEQVEGSGRRRFLMMQRAKVQ, translated from the exons ATGAAGTGCTTCTGCTACTTCAAGGACAGATCAAGGTCGAGGCAGCGACGGTCGGCCCCGGAGCTGAAAACCTCTGGGACATCGGATACTTCGGGGGCGGCCGACCGGCTGATCAAATCTTCGTGTTCTGCCACTTCTCCGAGGGGCATACCGGAGCTCTACGAAGAGAAGGCTCACAACTTGCGGGTGTTCAGGTTCTCGGAGCTAAGGCAGGCAACAAATGATTTCAGTCGGCTTCTTAAGATCGGTGAGGGTGGGTTTGGGAGTGTTTACAAAGGGAGGATCAAGCCTGAAGATGGAAGAGGCGAGCCGGTCCTCGTCGCCATTAAGAAACTCAACCAGGATGGCGTGCAG GGTCATAAACAATGGGTTGCGGAAGTTCAGTTCCTCGGTGTTGTGGATCACCCAAATCTCGTCAAGCTCATAGGCTACTGTGCTGATGATGGTGAGAGAGGGATCCAGCGGCTTCTCGCATACGAATTTATGCCTAACAAAAGCTTAGAAGATCATCTCTTCAATAAGACATACCGGCCTCTCTCTTGGGAAGTTAGGCTGCAAATATTACTCGGAGCCGCTCAAGGGTTGGCATACCTGCACGAAGGATTGGAAGTCCAG GTCATACACCGAGATTTCAAATCGTCAAACGTGTTGCTAGACGAAGAATTCAAAGCGAAGCTGTCAGACTTTGGACTGGCCAGGGAGGGCCCGACTGCGGATCGGACTCATGTTTCAACTGCT GTGGTTGGGACGCACGGATATGCTGCTCCTGATTACATTGAAACAGGACATTTAACAACGAGGAGCGATGTGTGGAGCTTCGGAGTAGTTATATATGAGGTTCTGACGGGTAGGAGATCCGTGGAGAGGAACCGCCCAAGATCGGAGCAGAAGCTCCTGGACTGGGTTAAACATTACCCTGCGGACAGCAAGAAGTTTATAATGATAATGGATCCACGACTCGAGAACCAGTACTCGGCCGGAGCAGCTAGTAAGATTGCGAAGCTAGCAGACAGCTGTTTGCAGAAAAATGCAAAAGAGcggcccaagatgagtcaagTCGTGCAGAGTCTGATGGAGGTAGCACAAACCTCCTCGGGGGACCGTAGCCCTATTGAAAAGAGCTTCGATTCACCAGAGAACTGTCCCACTGCTCCGGAGAATGAGGCCAGTCAAGGTGGGGCCTCGGAATCTTGGAAAAGGCGAATGGCCCATCTAGCCAAACTGGGAGAACAAGTCGAGGGTTCGGGTCGGAGGAGGTTTTTGATGATGCAGAGGGCAAAAGTTCAATGA